Proteins co-encoded in one Setaria viridis chromosome 9, Setaria_viridis_v4.0, whole genome shotgun sequence genomic window:
- the LOC117839528 gene encoding uncharacterized protein isoform X3 — protein MGMVPNGLLPNASTGVTRRLDPERWAVAEGRTAELIARIQPNAHSEGRRLAVYHYVQRLIMNCLSCQVFTFGSVPLKTYLPDGDIDVTAFSNSDELKEIWANLVRDALEREEKSENSEFHVKEVQYIQAEVKIIKCLVENIAVDISFNQVGGLCTLCFLEEVDNLISRNHLFKRSIILIKAWCYYESRILGAHHGLISTYALETLVLYIFHIFNNSFTGPLEVMYRFLEFFSNFDWEKFCLSLRGPVPISSLPDMTAEPPLMDSGELLLDKSFLDNCSTAYGVVPRTQENQGRPFVSKHFNVIDPLRANNNLGRSVSKGNFFRIRSAFAYGAKRLGKLLECPKQDLITELNQFFTNTWIRHGSGSRPDVQPQKVVPSVASNSHSNDITKSSQDEPVSSLSSSSHPSAKAVSDSNSVSSSYREDNGCVMNGERPSVSESSDMRHDEQFLVNLMDSVKLHGSNGQIQLPMQLPSHLSVAHSPLLAPTTFLQKHLAGVQPPNLTGAPWLPNMQFLHGLVTPTAQYIHNPTLAPSVEDGSESEKPTTSDANHDTDKSWHQYGIGYSKQFDPEARDPHIYDIDGKERPSFPNGVHGAPLERQMEFTLENNGADDETYNSMFQNQTSREGNVDYSKRSGFVNVLSSHGSSSRGKALDASSWDEVSVNTTRSSRNKWGKEPGFAAPATSTHSKTGGQMGNANDHLPTEVDNGPRNGTVVPIINEASEIVAGSDSFSTQTRTSAPFLFGSPQQRQADKSGLTFVPTGTPVPFVVLPFIPGNSDGSGPQFERNEGIDQLSAKIACQNFCSLSDVHQPDSGATSTASISTMTEPSGEHKPDILKGDLVNHWYNLQYARLCQNARSLGPVLYPFPVPPMYLQGHAPWDGPGGPGAPNVNWTQMIGPGQRVFPVMPLQPAAERGTGVFQHYGEDAPRYRGGTGTYMPNPSGLRNTKPSILWLLFRRFRLGTGTQIQETTEEVIMVTGVTIVIRKEAG, from the exons GTTTTTACCTTCGGGTCAGTCCCTCTCAAGACCTACTTACCTGATGGTGACATTGATGTCACTGCTTTTAGTAATAGTGATGAATTAAAGGAGATTTGGGCAAATCTTGTCCGGGATGCGTTGGAGCGTGAAGAGAAGAGTGAAAATTCTGAATTTCATGTAAAAGAAGTCCAGTATATTCAGGCAGAG GTCAAGATTATTAAGTGTCTTGTGGAAAACATTGCTGTCGACATCTCATTTAATCAAGTTGGTGGACTATGTACACTTTGTTTTCTTGAAGAG GTCGACAACTTGATCAGTCGAAATCATTTATTCAAGCGGAGTATCATATTGATAAAAGCATGGTGTTACTATGAGAGTCGTATTCTTGGAGCTCACCATGGTCTTATATCTACTTATGCATTGGAGACGCTGGTTCTGTACATATTTCATATATTCAACAACTCTTTTACTGGACCTCTTGAG GTTATGTACCGTTTCTTGGAATTTTTCAGCAACTTTGATTGGGAGAAATTTTGTTTGAGCTTGCGGGGCCCAGTTCCTATAAGTTCACTTCCAGATATGACTG CGGAACCTCCGCTGATGGACAGTGGTGAATTGTTGCTGGACAAGTCCTTCCTGGATAACTGTAGCACTGCATATGGAGTTGTGCCTCGCACGCAGGAGAATCAGGGTCGACCATTTGTTTCCAAACACTTCAATGTTATTGATCCTTTACGTGCAAACAATAATCTCGGAAGAAGTGTCAGCAAAG GCAATTTCTTTAGAATACGCAGTGCTTTTGCATATGGAGCGAAAAGGCTTGGAAAGTTACTTGAATGTCCAAAACAAGATTTAATTACTGAATTGAATCAGTTCTTCACAAATACATGGATAAGACATGGGAGTGGAAGTCGTCCTGATGTGCAGCCTCAGAAAGTTGTACCTTCTGTAGCGTCAAACAGTCACAGCAACGACATCACTAAGTCTTCACAGGATGAACCAGTGTCTTCCTTGAGCAGTTCATCTCACCCTAGTGCAAAGGCAGTTTCTGACTCAAATAGTGTTTCGAGCAGCTATCGTGAAGATAATGGTTGTGTGATGAACGGAGAACGTCCTTCTGTCTCTGAATCATCAGATATGCGCCATGATGAACAATTTCTGGTTAATTTAATGGATTCCGTGAAGTTGCATGGATCCAATGGACAGATTCAATTGCCAATGCAATTACCTTCTCATCTGTCTGTAGCACATTCCCCTTTATTGGCTCCAACAACTTTTTTACAAAAGCACTTGGCTGGGGTTCAACCACCTAACTTAACTGGGGCACCATGGTTGCCCAATATGCAGTTCCTCCATGGATTGGTGACACCAACAGCCCAATACATACACAATCCAACTTTGGCACCAAGTGTTGAAGATGGCAGTGAGAGTGAGAAGCCTACTACATCGGATGCAAACCATGATACTGACAAAAGTTGGCATCAGTATGGTATTGGATATTCTAAACAATTTGATCCTGAAGCGAGAGATCCTCACATCTATGATATTGATGGGAAGGAACGTCCTTCTTTTCCTAATGGTGTACACGGTGCCCCATTGGAAAGGCAGATGGAATTCACTCTTGAGAATAATGGTGCAGATGATGAAACCTATAACAGCATGTTCCAGAATCAAACAAGTAGAGAAGGCAATGTAGATTACTCTAAGAGGAGTGGTTTTGTGAACGTTCTGTCTTCGCATGGCAGTTCATCCAGAGGCAAAGCTCTGGATGCTAGTTCATGGGATGAAGTTTCTGTAAATACAACAAGGTCATCAAGAAACAAATGGGGAAAAGAACCTGGCTTTGCGGCACCGGCCACATCCACACATAGCAAGACTGGTGGGCAGATGGGAAatgccaatgatcatctcccaaCTGAAGTTGACAATGGCCCTAGAAATGGGACAGTGGTACCAATCATTAATGAAGCTTCTGAGATAGTAGCAGGGTCCGATTCTTTTTCAACACAAACAAGAACTAGTGcaccttttctttttggttCACCACAGCAGAGGCAAGCTGATAAATCTGGACTGACTTTTGTTCCAACAGGCACACCAGTTCCTTTTGTTGTCCTCCCATTTATTCCAGGGAATAGCGATGGTTCTGGTCCCCAGTTTGAGAGAAATGAAGGAATTGATCAGCTTTCTGCCAAAATTGCGTGTCAAAATTTCTGTTCGCTTAGTGATGTTCACCAACCAGATTCTGGTGCTACCTCAACAGCATCAATCAGTACTATGACTGAGCCATCTGGGGAACACAAGCCTGACATCTTGAAAGGTGATCTCGTTAACCATTGGTACAATCTACAGTATGCCCGACTCTGCCAGAATGCTCGTTCCCTGGGTCCTGTTCTATACCCTTTTCCGGTACCACCAATGTATTTGCAGGGCCATGCGCCATGGGATGGGCCTGGAGGACCAGGTGCACCAAATGTTAACTGGACACAAATGATTGGTCCTGGTCAACGAGTATTTCCTGTGATGCCTCTGCAACCTGCTGCGGAAAGAGGTACTGGCGTTTTCCAGCACTATGGAGAAGATGCACCCAGATACCGTGGAGGCACAGGAACGTACATGCCAAATCCT TCTGGACTGCGAAATACTAAGCCATCAATTCTGTGGCTTCTGTTCAGAAGGTTCCGTTTAGGGACCGGCACTCAAATTCAAGAAACTACAGAGGAGGTTATAATGGTGACAGGAGTGACTATAGTGATAAGGAAGGAAGCTGGATAA
- the LOC117839528 gene encoding uncharacterized protein isoform X1, giving the protein MGMVPNGLLPNASTGVTRRLDPERWAVAEGRTAELIARIQPNAHSEGRRLAVYHYVQRLIMNCLSCQVFTFGSVPLKTYLPDGDIDVTAFSNSDELKEIWANLVRDALEREEKSENSEFHVKEVQYIQAEVKIIKCLVENIAVDISFNQVGGLCTLCFLEEVDNLISRNHLFKRSIILIKAWCYYESRILGAHHGLISTYALETLVLYIFHIFNNSFTGPLEVMYRFLEFFSNFDWEKFCLSLRGPVPISSLPDMTAEPPLMDSGELLLDKSFLDNCSTAYGVVPRTQENQGRPFVSKHFNVIDPLRANNNLGRSVSKGNFFRIRSAFAYGAKRLGKLLECPKQDLITELNQFFTNTWIRHGSGSRPDVQPQKVVPSVASNSHSNDITKSSQDEPVSSLSSSSHPSAKAVSDSNSVSSSYREDNGCVMNGERPSVSESSDMRHDEQFLVNLMDSVKLHGSNGQIQLPMQLPSHLSVAHSPLLAPTTFLQKHLAGVQPPNLTGAPWLPNMQFLHGLVTPTAQYIHNPTLAPSVEDGSESEKPTTSDANHDTDKSWHQYGIGYSKQFDPEARDPHIYDIDGKERPSFPNGVHGAPLERQMEFTLENNGADDETYNSMFQNQTSREGNVDYSKRSGFVNVLSSHGSSSRGKALDASSWDEVSVNTTRSSRNKWGKEPGFAAPATSTHSKTGGQMGNANDHLPTEVDNGPRNGTVVPIINEASEIVAGSDSFSTQTRTSAPFLFGSPQQRQADKSGLTFVPTGTPVPFVVLPFIPGNSDGSGPQFERNEGIDQLSAKIACQNFCSLSDVHQPDSGATSTASISTMTEPSGEHKPDILKGDLVNHWYNLQYARLCQNARSLGPVLYPFPVPPMYLQGHAPWDGPGGPGAPNVNWTQMIGPGQRVFPVMPLQPAAERGTGVFQHYGEDAPRYRGGTGTYMPNPKVPFRDRHSNSRNYRGGYNGDRSDYSDKEGSWINSKQRNPNRSYGRSQSERSGMRSDRQANDESQSDRQRRTFRNDSYRHEASSQYLVQGQSFGSASSMRKPGNIAHGVYTPQSPASNGAGALSGPPGPPFFIVYSYEPGANHGPSTSEPIEFGSLGPLPAADGDDIPRSTRQVMPNGFYGQRRGPYRGGSSHSSPDQPSSPQPRR; this is encoded by the exons GTTTTTACCTTCGGGTCAGTCCCTCTCAAGACCTACTTACCTGATGGTGACATTGATGTCACTGCTTTTAGTAATAGTGATGAATTAAAGGAGATTTGGGCAAATCTTGTCCGGGATGCGTTGGAGCGTGAAGAGAAGAGTGAAAATTCTGAATTTCATGTAAAAGAAGTCCAGTATATTCAGGCAGAG GTCAAGATTATTAAGTGTCTTGTGGAAAACATTGCTGTCGACATCTCATTTAATCAAGTTGGTGGACTATGTACACTTTGTTTTCTTGAAGAG GTCGACAACTTGATCAGTCGAAATCATTTATTCAAGCGGAGTATCATATTGATAAAAGCATGGTGTTACTATGAGAGTCGTATTCTTGGAGCTCACCATGGTCTTATATCTACTTATGCATTGGAGACGCTGGTTCTGTACATATTTCATATATTCAACAACTCTTTTACTGGACCTCTTGAG GTTATGTACCGTTTCTTGGAATTTTTCAGCAACTTTGATTGGGAGAAATTTTGTTTGAGCTTGCGGGGCCCAGTTCCTATAAGTTCACTTCCAGATATGACTG CGGAACCTCCGCTGATGGACAGTGGTGAATTGTTGCTGGACAAGTCCTTCCTGGATAACTGTAGCACTGCATATGGAGTTGTGCCTCGCACGCAGGAGAATCAGGGTCGACCATTTGTTTCCAAACACTTCAATGTTATTGATCCTTTACGTGCAAACAATAATCTCGGAAGAAGTGTCAGCAAAG GCAATTTCTTTAGAATACGCAGTGCTTTTGCATATGGAGCGAAAAGGCTTGGAAAGTTACTTGAATGTCCAAAACAAGATTTAATTACTGAATTGAATCAGTTCTTCACAAATACATGGATAAGACATGGGAGTGGAAGTCGTCCTGATGTGCAGCCTCAGAAAGTTGTACCTTCTGTAGCGTCAAACAGTCACAGCAACGACATCACTAAGTCTTCACAGGATGAACCAGTGTCTTCCTTGAGCAGTTCATCTCACCCTAGTGCAAAGGCAGTTTCTGACTCAAATAGTGTTTCGAGCAGCTATCGTGAAGATAATGGTTGTGTGATGAACGGAGAACGTCCTTCTGTCTCTGAATCATCAGATATGCGCCATGATGAACAATTTCTGGTTAATTTAATGGATTCCGTGAAGTTGCATGGATCCAATGGACAGATTCAATTGCCAATGCAATTACCTTCTCATCTGTCTGTAGCACATTCCCCTTTATTGGCTCCAACAACTTTTTTACAAAAGCACTTGGCTGGGGTTCAACCACCTAACTTAACTGGGGCACCATGGTTGCCCAATATGCAGTTCCTCCATGGATTGGTGACACCAACAGCCCAATACATACACAATCCAACTTTGGCACCAAGTGTTGAAGATGGCAGTGAGAGTGAGAAGCCTACTACATCGGATGCAAACCATGATACTGACAAAAGTTGGCATCAGTATGGTATTGGATATTCTAAACAATTTGATCCTGAAGCGAGAGATCCTCACATCTATGATATTGATGGGAAGGAACGTCCTTCTTTTCCTAATGGTGTACACGGTGCCCCATTGGAAAGGCAGATGGAATTCACTCTTGAGAATAATGGTGCAGATGATGAAACCTATAACAGCATGTTCCAGAATCAAACAAGTAGAGAAGGCAATGTAGATTACTCTAAGAGGAGTGGTTTTGTGAACGTTCTGTCTTCGCATGGCAGTTCATCCAGAGGCAAAGCTCTGGATGCTAGTTCATGGGATGAAGTTTCTGTAAATACAACAAGGTCATCAAGAAACAAATGGGGAAAAGAACCTGGCTTTGCGGCACCGGCCACATCCACACATAGCAAGACTGGTGGGCAGATGGGAAatgccaatgatcatctcccaaCTGAAGTTGACAATGGCCCTAGAAATGGGACAGTGGTACCAATCATTAATGAAGCTTCTGAGATAGTAGCAGGGTCCGATTCTTTTTCAACACAAACAAGAACTAGTGcaccttttctttttggttCACCACAGCAGAGGCAAGCTGATAAATCTGGACTGACTTTTGTTCCAACAGGCACACCAGTTCCTTTTGTTGTCCTCCCATTTATTCCAGGGAATAGCGATGGTTCTGGTCCCCAGTTTGAGAGAAATGAAGGAATTGATCAGCTTTCTGCCAAAATTGCGTGTCAAAATTTCTGTTCGCTTAGTGATGTTCACCAACCAGATTCTGGTGCTACCTCAACAGCATCAATCAGTACTATGACTGAGCCATCTGGGGAACACAAGCCTGACATCTTGAAAGGTGATCTCGTTAACCATTGGTACAATCTACAGTATGCCCGACTCTGCCAGAATGCTCGTTCCCTGGGTCCTGTTCTATACCCTTTTCCGGTACCACCAATGTATTTGCAGGGCCATGCGCCATGGGATGGGCCTGGAGGACCAGGTGCACCAAATGTTAACTGGACACAAATGATTGGTCCTGGTCAACGAGTATTTCCTGTGATGCCTCTGCAACCTGCTGCGGAAAGAGGTACTGGCGTTTTCCAGCACTATGGAGAAGATGCACCCAGATACCGTGGAGGCACAGGAACGTACATGCCAAATCCT AAGGTTCCGTTTAGGGACCGGCACTCAAATTCAAGAAACTACAGAGGAGGTTATAATGGTGACAGGAGTGACTATAGTGATAAGGAAGGAAGCTGGATAAACTCAAAACAACGAAATCCAAATCGCAGCTATGGACGTAGCCAGTCGGAGAGGTCTGGCATGAGGTCTGATAGACAGGCCAATGATGAGAGTCAGTCTGATAGGCAACGACGAACTTTTAGAAATGACTCATACAGGCATGAGGCAAGCTCTCAATATCTTGTGCAGGGGCAATCTTTTGGATCCGCAAGCTCTATGCGCAAACCAGGGAACATTGCGCATGGGGTTTATACACCACAATCTCCAGCTTCAAATGGTGCTGGTGCTTTATCTGGCCCTCCAGGACCACCATTTTTTATAGTGTACTCATATGAACCTGGGGCAAATCATGGTCCATCCACATCTGAACCAATTGAATTTGGTTCTCTTGGGCCACTTCCCGCAGCAGATGGTGATGACATACCACGGTCCACGCGCCAAGTAATGCCTAATGGGTTTTATGGGCAAAGGCGTGGTCCATATAGGGGTGGTTCCTCTCATTCCTCTCCTGATCAACCATCCTCACCTCAGCCTCGGAG
- the LOC117839528 gene encoding uncharacterized protein isoform X2 produces the protein MGMVPNGLLPNASTGVTRRLDPERWAVAEGRTAELIARIQPNAHSEGRRLAVYHYVQRLIMNCLSCQVFTFGSVPLKTYLPDGDIDVTAFSNSDELKEIWANLVRDALEREEKSENSEFHVKEVQYIQAEVKIIKCLVENIAVDISFNQVGGLCTLCFLEEVDNLISRNHLFKRSIILIKAWCYYESRILGAHHGLISTYALETLVLYIFHIFNNSFTGPLEVMYRFLEFFSNFDWEKFCLSLRGPVPISSLPDMTAEPPLMDSGELLLDKSFLDNCSTAYGVVPRTQENQGRPFVSKHFNVIDPLRANNNLGRSVSKGNFFRIRSAFAYGAKRLGKLLECPKQDLITELNQFFTNTWIRHGSGSRPDVQPQKVVPSVASNSHSNDITKSSQDEPVSSLSSSSHPSAKAVSDSNSVSSSYREDNGCVMNGERPSVSESSDMRHDEQFLVNLMDSVKLHGSNGQIQLPMQLPSHLSVAHSPLLAPTTFLQKHLAGVQPPNLTGAPWLPNMQFLHGLVTPTAQYIHNPTLAPSVEDGSESEKPTTSDANHDTDKSWHQYGIGYSKQFDPEARDPHIYDIDGKERPSFPNGVHGAPLERQMEFTLENNGADDETYNSMFQNQTSREGNVDYSKRSGFVNVLSSHGSSSRGKALDASSWDEVSVNTTRSSRNKWGKEPGFAAPATSTHSKTGGQMGNANDHLPTEVDNGPRNGTVVPIINEASEIVAGSDSFSTQTRTSAPFLFGSPQQRQADKSGLTFVPTGTPVPFVVLPFIPGNSDGSGPQFERNEGIDQLSAKIACQNFCSLSDVHQPDSGATSTASISTMTEPSGEHKPDILKGDLVNHWYNLQYARLCQNARSLGPVLYPFPVPPMYLQGHAPWDGPGGPGAPNVNWTQMIGPGQRVFPVMPLQPAAERGTGVFQHYGEDAPRYRGGTGTYMPNPVPFRDRHSNSRNYRGGYNGDRSDYSDKEGSWINSKQRNPNRSYGRSQSERSGMRSDRQANDESQSDRQRRTFRNDSYRHEASSQYLVQGQSFGSASSMRKPGNIAHGVYTPQSPASNGAGALSGPPGPPFFIVYSYEPGANHGPSTSEPIEFGSLGPLPAADGDDIPRSTRQVMPNGFYGQRRGPYRGGSSHSSPDQPSSPQPRR, from the exons GTTTTTACCTTCGGGTCAGTCCCTCTCAAGACCTACTTACCTGATGGTGACATTGATGTCACTGCTTTTAGTAATAGTGATGAATTAAAGGAGATTTGGGCAAATCTTGTCCGGGATGCGTTGGAGCGTGAAGAGAAGAGTGAAAATTCTGAATTTCATGTAAAAGAAGTCCAGTATATTCAGGCAGAG GTCAAGATTATTAAGTGTCTTGTGGAAAACATTGCTGTCGACATCTCATTTAATCAAGTTGGTGGACTATGTACACTTTGTTTTCTTGAAGAG GTCGACAACTTGATCAGTCGAAATCATTTATTCAAGCGGAGTATCATATTGATAAAAGCATGGTGTTACTATGAGAGTCGTATTCTTGGAGCTCACCATGGTCTTATATCTACTTATGCATTGGAGACGCTGGTTCTGTACATATTTCATATATTCAACAACTCTTTTACTGGACCTCTTGAG GTTATGTACCGTTTCTTGGAATTTTTCAGCAACTTTGATTGGGAGAAATTTTGTTTGAGCTTGCGGGGCCCAGTTCCTATAAGTTCACTTCCAGATATGACTG CGGAACCTCCGCTGATGGACAGTGGTGAATTGTTGCTGGACAAGTCCTTCCTGGATAACTGTAGCACTGCATATGGAGTTGTGCCTCGCACGCAGGAGAATCAGGGTCGACCATTTGTTTCCAAACACTTCAATGTTATTGATCCTTTACGTGCAAACAATAATCTCGGAAGAAGTGTCAGCAAAG GCAATTTCTTTAGAATACGCAGTGCTTTTGCATATGGAGCGAAAAGGCTTGGAAAGTTACTTGAATGTCCAAAACAAGATTTAATTACTGAATTGAATCAGTTCTTCACAAATACATGGATAAGACATGGGAGTGGAAGTCGTCCTGATGTGCAGCCTCAGAAAGTTGTACCTTCTGTAGCGTCAAACAGTCACAGCAACGACATCACTAAGTCTTCACAGGATGAACCAGTGTCTTCCTTGAGCAGTTCATCTCACCCTAGTGCAAAGGCAGTTTCTGACTCAAATAGTGTTTCGAGCAGCTATCGTGAAGATAATGGTTGTGTGATGAACGGAGAACGTCCTTCTGTCTCTGAATCATCAGATATGCGCCATGATGAACAATTTCTGGTTAATTTAATGGATTCCGTGAAGTTGCATGGATCCAATGGACAGATTCAATTGCCAATGCAATTACCTTCTCATCTGTCTGTAGCACATTCCCCTTTATTGGCTCCAACAACTTTTTTACAAAAGCACTTGGCTGGGGTTCAACCACCTAACTTAACTGGGGCACCATGGTTGCCCAATATGCAGTTCCTCCATGGATTGGTGACACCAACAGCCCAATACATACACAATCCAACTTTGGCACCAAGTGTTGAAGATGGCAGTGAGAGTGAGAAGCCTACTACATCGGATGCAAACCATGATACTGACAAAAGTTGGCATCAGTATGGTATTGGATATTCTAAACAATTTGATCCTGAAGCGAGAGATCCTCACATCTATGATATTGATGGGAAGGAACGTCCTTCTTTTCCTAATGGTGTACACGGTGCCCCATTGGAAAGGCAGATGGAATTCACTCTTGAGAATAATGGTGCAGATGATGAAACCTATAACAGCATGTTCCAGAATCAAACAAGTAGAGAAGGCAATGTAGATTACTCTAAGAGGAGTGGTTTTGTGAACGTTCTGTCTTCGCATGGCAGTTCATCCAGAGGCAAAGCTCTGGATGCTAGTTCATGGGATGAAGTTTCTGTAAATACAACAAGGTCATCAAGAAACAAATGGGGAAAAGAACCTGGCTTTGCGGCACCGGCCACATCCACACATAGCAAGACTGGTGGGCAGATGGGAAatgccaatgatcatctcccaaCTGAAGTTGACAATGGCCCTAGAAATGGGACAGTGGTACCAATCATTAATGAAGCTTCTGAGATAGTAGCAGGGTCCGATTCTTTTTCAACACAAACAAGAACTAGTGcaccttttctttttggttCACCACAGCAGAGGCAAGCTGATAAATCTGGACTGACTTTTGTTCCAACAGGCACACCAGTTCCTTTTGTTGTCCTCCCATTTATTCCAGGGAATAGCGATGGTTCTGGTCCCCAGTTTGAGAGAAATGAAGGAATTGATCAGCTTTCTGCCAAAATTGCGTGTCAAAATTTCTGTTCGCTTAGTGATGTTCACCAACCAGATTCTGGTGCTACCTCAACAGCATCAATCAGTACTATGACTGAGCCATCTGGGGAACACAAGCCTGACATCTTGAAAGGTGATCTCGTTAACCATTGGTACAATCTACAGTATGCCCGACTCTGCCAGAATGCTCGTTCCCTGGGTCCTGTTCTATACCCTTTTCCGGTACCACCAATGTATTTGCAGGGCCATGCGCCATGGGATGGGCCTGGAGGACCAGGTGCACCAAATGTTAACTGGACACAAATGATTGGTCCTGGTCAACGAGTATTTCCTGTGATGCCTCTGCAACCTGCTGCGGAAAGAGGTACTGGCGTTTTCCAGCACTATGGAGAAGATGCACCCAGATACCGTGGAGGCACAGGAACGTACATGCCAAATCCT GTTCCGTTTAGGGACCGGCACTCAAATTCAAGAAACTACAGAGGAGGTTATAATGGTGACAGGAGTGACTATAGTGATAAGGAAGGAAGCTGGATAAACTCAAAACAACGAAATCCAAATCGCAGCTATGGACGTAGCCAGTCGGAGAGGTCTGGCATGAGGTCTGATAGACAGGCCAATGATGAGAGTCAGTCTGATAGGCAACGACGAACTTTTAGAAATGACTCATACAGGCATGAGGCAAGCTCTCAATATCTTGTGCAGGGGCAATCTTTTGGATCCGCAAGCTCTATGCGCAAACCAGGGAACATTGCGCATGGGGTTTATACACCACAATCTCCAGCTTCAAATGGTGCTGGTGCTTTATCTGGCCCTCCAGGACCACCATTTTTTATAGTGTACTCATATGAACCTGGGGCAAATCATGGTCCATCCACATCTGAACCAATTGAATTTGGTTCTCTTGGGCCACTTCCCGCAGCAGATGGTGATGACATACCACGGTCCACGCGCCAAGTAATGCCTAATGGGTTTTATGGGCAAAGGCGTGGTCCATATAGGGGTGGTTCCTCTCATTCCTCTCCTGATCAACCATCCTCACCTCAGCCTCGGAG